The Mucilaginibacter yixingensis genome window below encodes:
- a CDS encoding MBL fold metallo-hydrolase, protein MLINQFYDTGLAHASYAVLRNGKMIIIDPGRDPKPYYDFAALHQADIVGVIETHPHADFVSSHLEIHGQTGATIYVSKLVGATYPHQTFDDGDEIALTDIKLKAINTPGHSPDSICIVVEDETGRQTAVFTGDTLFVGDVGRPDLRENAGNITAQKEELARQLYHSTRQKLMRLPRETTVYPAHGPGSLCGKNMSPDLQSTIGRELRENYALQLMDELQFVQMLTEHQPFVPRYFGYNVEMNRQGAANMETTIAAVPRIAPKKLKAGATIIDTRQATAFKAGHLPGAINLQNNGKFETWLGSVINNDEPFYLIAADDATLESMIRKTAKIGYEQNILAAILPPNSMSAITPSLDLNDFNRHPSHYTIIDVRNHTEVEEGRMFKHALSIPLPELRERLDEIPLDKPIVVHCAGGYRSAAAASIVAGKITQVPVYDLGEEIANYPILR, encoded by the coding sequence ATGTTGATCAACCAGTTTTATGATACCGGGTTGGCGCATGCCTCATATGCGGTGCTGCGCAACGGCAAGATGATCATAATTGACCCTGGCCGAGACCCGAAACCTTATTATGATTTTGCTGCCCTGCACCAGGCAGATATTGTAGGGGTAATTGAAACCCACCCGCATGCAGATTTTGTGAGCTCGCATCTGGAGATTCATGGCCAAACCGGTGCTACCATCTACGTAAGTAAACTGGTAGGCGCTACCTATCCGCACCAAACGTTTGACGATGGCGACGAAATTGCGCTGACCGACATCAAACTAAAAGCCATTAACACCCCCGGCCACTCACCCGATTCTATTTGTATTGTTGTTGAAGATGAGACCGGCCGCCAAACCGCCGTATTTACCGGCGATACTCTTTTTGTGGGCGATGTAGGCCGGCCCGACCTGCGCGAGAACGCCGGCAATATTACCGCCCAAAAAGAAGAACTGGCCCGCCAGCTCTACCACTCCACCCGCCAAAAACTGATGCGTCTGCCGCGTGAAACCACCGTTTACCCCGCCCACGGCCCAGGCTCGTTATGTGGTAAAAACATGAGTCCGGATTTGCAGAGTACCATCGGCAGAGAGTTGCGCGAAAACTACGCGCTGCAACTGATGGACGAACTGCAGTTTGTACAAATGCTTACCGAGCACCAGCCTTTTGTACCGCGCTATTTTGGCTACAATGTAGAAATGAACCGCCAGGGCGCAGCAAATATGGAAACAACTATTGCTGCCGTGCCCCGCATCGCTCCTAAAAAACTAAAAGCAGGTGCCACTATTATAGACACCCGCCAAGCCACTGCATTTAAAGCCGGGCATCTACCCGGCGCCATCAACCTGCAAAACAACGGCAAGTTTGAAACCTGGCTAGGGTCTGTGATCAATAACGACGAGCCATTTTACCTGATTGCCGCGGATGACGCAACGTTGGAAAGCATGATCAGAAAAACGGCCAAAATTGGCTATGAGCAAAACATCCTGGCGGCAATATTACCGCCAAACAGCATGAGTGCTATTACACCGTCGCTCGATTTAAACGACTTTAATCGCCATCCATCACATTACACTATTATTGATGTCCGTAATCATACCGAAGTTGAGGAAGGCCGGATGTTCAAACATGCGCTATCCATCCCTCTGCCCGAACTGCGCGAGCGATTGGATGAGATCCCTCTCGACAAGCCCATTGTAGTACATTGTGCCGGAGGCTATCGTTCTGCCGCGGCAGCAAGTATTGTGGCCGGCAAGATTACGCAAGTACCTGTTTATGATTTGGGTGAGGAGATTGCGAATTATCCGATTTTGCGTTGA
- a CDS encoding M13 family metallopeptidase codes for MTLKLKNAALAGTACAFVCITTVFNAQAQHDSPKSPTGRFITTSNMDTKVAPGDNFFEYANGNWILNNPIPAKETRWGSFGILHEQNTKKILNILAEVNKPGQPKGSIKQRVGDLYASGMDSVTIQKRGYDPIKPDLQRISQIKDQNGVITELWYDRVNGLSSPLFGFGVGSDSKHPTKNIIFLGAGGTSLPDRDYYLKNDARSTKVQEAYRNYIATLFTLTGSTEAEAAKNAETIYGIEKQLATVQMSRVELRDPNKTYNKYAVSDLGKVAPHINWADMFTKLKAGGQDSVIVSQPKFMTTADSLLAAVPVTDWKVYLKWNILKGAASALSAPFEKASFNFSKVLSGQQVQTPRNERMANLVDASEGELLGQIYVQRYFSPAAKQYMAKLIENLKGVLGDRIKRLDWMSDATKTHALKKLAAFTVKIAYPDKWENYDGLTINRNDYAGNLRRIGQWRYNFNVSQLGKPVDKTRWGMTPPTVNAYYSPTNNEIVFPAGILQFPFFDFEADDAINYGGIGSVIGHEMTHGFDDQGRQFDFDGSLHDWWTKEDAEKFKQRADKVVEQYNAYTILDSVHVNGKLTLGENLADLGGLNIAYEAFKKTKEGQSNTKIDGFTPDQRFFLSWAQVWRSSQRPESAQQRILTDPHSPEQFRTIAPITNMDAWYEAFDIKPGNKLYKKPEDRIKIW; via the coding sequence ATGACACTCAAACTGAAGAATGCAGCGCTGGCAGGAACGGCTTGCGCATTTGTATGCATTACCACTGTGTTTAATGCACAGGCCCAGCATGACTCCCCCAAGTCGCCAACAGGCAGATTTATTACCACCAGCAACATGGATACCAAGGTGGCTCCCGGCGACAATTTTTTTGAGTATGCCAACGGTAATTGGATACTTAACAACCCCATCCCCGCTAAAGAAACCCGTTGGGGCAGCTTCGGCATTTTGCACGAGCAGAACACCAAGAAAATTCTGAACATCCTTGCTGAGGTAAACAAGCCCGGTCAGCCCAAAGGCAGCATCAAGCAACGCGTAGGCGATCTGTATGCAAGCGGCATGGACTCGGTAACCATCCAGAAACGTGGTTATGACCCTATCAAGCCAGATCTGCAACGCATCAGCCAGATTAAAGATCAAAACGGTGTAATTACCGAGCTATGGTATGACCGTGTGAATGGCCTATCAAGCCCGCTGTTTGGTTTCGGCGTGGGGTCTGACTCTAAACATCCTACCAAAAACATCATCTTCCTGGGCGCAGGCGGCACCAGTTTACCAGATCGCGATTATTATTTGAAGAACGATGCCCGCTCTACCAAAGTGCAGGAAGCTTATAGAAATTACATTGCCACATTGTTTACCCTAACCGGTAGTACAGAGGCCGAGGCCGCTAAAAATGCCGAAACCATCTACGGTATCGAAAAACAATTGGCTACCGTTCAGATGAGCCGTGTAGAACTGCGCGACCCGAACAAAACATACAACAAATATGCGGTGAGCGATCTGGGTAAAGTAGCACCGCATATTAACTGGGCCGATATGTTTACCAAACTGAAAGCCGGCGGTCAGGATAGTGTAATTGTATCTCAGCCTAAATTTATGACCACTGCCGACAGCCTACTGGCAGCTGTGCCAGTTACCGACTGGAAGGTTTACCTAAAATGGAACATCCTGAAAGGAGCAGCCAGCGCTCTAAGTGCCCCGTTTGAGAAAGCCAGCTTTAACTTTAGTAAAGTATTAAGCGGCCAGCAGGTACAAACCCCGCGTAACGAGCGTATGGCCAATCTGGTTGATGCATCAGAAGGTGAGTTATTAGGGCAAATCTATGTTCAACGTTATTTCTCGCCTGCCGCCAAGCAATATATGGCCAAGCTGATTGAAAATCTGAAAGGCGTACTGGGCGACCGTATTAAGCGTCTGGATTGGATGAGCGATGCCACCAAAACTCACGCTCTGAAAAAACTAGCTGCCTTTACCGTGAAAATTGCCTACCCAGATAAGTGGGAAAATTATGACGGCCTGACTATTAACCGCAATGATTATGCTGGCAACCTGCGTCGCATTGGCCAGTGGCGTTACAACTTCAACGTAAGCCAGTTAGGTAAGCCGGTTGATAAAACCCGCTGGGGAATGACGCCGCCAACGGTAAATGCTTACTACAGCCCAACCAATAACGAGATTGTGTTCCCGGCAGGTATCCTGCAATTCCCATTTTTTGATTTTGAGGCTGATGATGCCATTAATTACGGTGGTATCGGCTCAGTTATCGGCCACGAGATGACACATGGTTTTGATGATCAGGGTCGTCAGTTTGATTTTGATGGTTCACTGCATGACTGGTGGACCAAAGAAGATGCAGAAAAATTCAAACAACGCGCCGATAAAGTGGTTGAACAATATAACGCCTATACTATCTTAGATAGCGTACACGTAAATGGCAAACTGACGTTAGGTGAAAACCTGGCAGATCTTGGCGGTTTGAACATTGCTTACGAGGCATTCAAAAAAACCAAAGAAGGCCAGTCTAACACCAAAATTGATGGCTTTACGCCAGATCAGCGCTTCTTCCTTTCATGGGCGCAGGTATGGCGCAGCTCGCAAAGGCCGGAGTCTGCACAGCAGCGCATCTTAACGGATCCGCATTCGCCAGAGCAGTTTCGCACCATTGCACCTATCACTAACATGGACGCCTGGTATGAGGCTTTCGATATAAAACCCGGTAATAAGCTTTACAAAAAACCGGAAGACCGCATTAAGATCTGGTAA
- the lpdA gene encoding dihydrolipoyl dehydrogenase has translation MDYDVIVIGSGPGGYVAAIRASQLGLKTAVVERESLGGICLNWGCIPTKALLKSAQVFEYINHAADYGIKTASGEVDFEAVVKRSRGVADGMSKGVQFLMKKNKIDVIVGTGKLKAKGSVEVTNAGASKVYTAKHIILATGGRSRELPNLKQDGVKVIGYRQAMVLPKQPKSMVVVGSGAIGIEFAYFYNSIGTKVTVVEFLDNIVPLEDEEVSKQLARTLKKQGINIMTSSTVESVDTTGDVCKVNVKTATGTEVLEAEIVLSAVGVSTNIEGIGLEEVGVKTDKGKVLVDDYYRTSVEGVYAIGDIVKGQALAHVASAEGIICVEKIAGHHPEPLNYNNIPGCTYCSPEIASVGYTEKAAKEAGYEVKVGKFPFSASGKASAAGAKDGFVKLVFDAKYGELLGAHMIGANVTEMIAEIVTARKLEITGHELIKTVHPHPTMSEAIMEAAAEAYGECIHL, from the coding sequence ATGGATTACGATGTAATTGTTATCGGGTCGGGCCCGGGCGGCTATGTGGCTGCCATCCGCGCATCACAGCTGGGTTTAAAAACAGCAGTGGTAGAGCGCGAGTCGTTAGGCGGTATTTGCCTTAACTGGGGCTGTATCCCAACCAAAGCTTTATTAAAGAGCGCTCAGGTATTTGAATATATCAACCACGCTGCAGATTACGGTATCAAAACCGCATCAGGCGAAGTGGACTTTGAAGCTGTAGTAAAACGCAGCCGCGGTGTGGCCGACGGCATGAGCAAAGGCGTGCAGTTTCTGATGAAGAAAAACAAAATTGATGTGATTGTAGGTACCGGTAAGCTGAAAGCTAAAGGTTCTGTTGAAGTTACCAACGCAGGCGCATCAAAAGTATATACCGCCAAACACATTATCCTGGCTACCGGCGGTCGCTCTCGCGAGCTGCCAAACCTGAAACAGGATGGCGTTAAAGTTATTGGCTACCGCCAGGCCATGGTGTTGCCAAAACAACCAAAATCAATGGTGGTTGTAGGCTCAGGCGCTATTGGTATTGAGTTTGCTTACTTCTATAACTCTATCGGCACTAAAGTTACCGTTGTTGAGTTTTTAGATAACATCGTTCCGCTGGAGGATGAGGAAGTATCAAAACAACTGGCCCGCACGCTGAAAAAACAAGGCATCAACATCATGACCAGCTCTACTGTCGAGTCTGTTGATACCACTGGTGATGTATGCAAGGTAAATGTTAAAACCGCTACCGGTACAGAAGTACTGGAAGCAGAGATTGTACTATCAGCAGTTGGTGTTTCTACCAACATTGAAGGCATCGGCCTGGAAGAAGTTGGCGTTAAAACCGACAAAGGCAAAGTACTGGTTGACGATTACTACCGCACCAGCGTGGAGGGTGTTTACGCTATCGGCGATATTGTTAAAGGTCAGGCACTGGCACACGTAGCATCTGCAGAAGGTATCATCTGCGTTGAGAAAATTGCCGGTCACCATCCAGAACCATTAAACTACAACAACATCCCTGGCTGTACTTACTGCAGCCCGGAGATTGCGTCTGTAGGTTATACCGAAAAAGCCGCTAAAGAAGCAGGTTATGAGGTTAAAGTGGGTAAATTCCCATTCTCTGCCTCTGGTAAAGCCAGCGCAGCCGGTGCTAAAGACGGTTTTGTAAAACTGGTATTTGATGCCAAATATGGCGAACTGCTGGGTGCCCACATGATTGGCGCTAACGTTACCGAAATGATTGCCGAGATTGTTACCGCCCGCAAGCTGGAAATTACCGGTCATGAACTGATCAAAACCGTACACCCGCACCCAACCATGAGCGAGGCTATTATGGAAGCCGCCGCCGAGGCGTATGGCGAGTGTATCCACTTGTAA
- a CDS encoding RNA polymerase sigma factor: MHVSTGTAESDLISQCKQGNIKYQEMLYKHFYGFAMGIALRYCLTRDDAMEAVNDGFIKVFKSIDNYQPDKPFKAWLRTIVVNTAIDSRRKEMKQWLNTELDNAAGISTGSTIIADLNARDIMQLLNKLPNMHRLVFNMYEVDGYSHDEIAGQLGIPASSSRVYLTRAKEKLRKMITS, from the coding sequence ATGCACGTATCAACGGGCACGGCCGAGAGCGATCTCATTAGCCAATGCAAACAGGGTAATATAAAATACCAGGAAATGCTTTATAAGCATTTCTATGGCTTTGCCATGGGTATTGCCCTACGCTATTGCCTTACCCGTGATGATGCGATGGAGGCCGTGAACGATGGCTTTATTAAAGTATTCAAATCGATAGACAACTACCAGCCAGATAAACCTTTTAAAGCCTGGCTGCGCACTATTGTGGTAAATACAGCTATTGACAGCCGCCGCAAAGAAATGAAACAATGGCTAAATACCGAGTTGGATAACGCGGCAGGCATTAGCACCGGCAGCACCATAATTGCAGATCTGAACGCCCGCGATATTATGCAGCTGCTTAATAAACTACCCAACATGCATCGCCTGGTATTTAATATGTATGAAGTAGACGGCTACAGTCACGATGAGATTGCCGGTCAGTTGGGTATTCCGGCCAGTTCATCAAGGGTATATCTTACCCGGGCTAAAGAGAAATTAAGAAAGATGATCACATCATGA
- a CDS encoding FtsX-like permease family protein, with amino-acid sequence MRIFAKIQKSALSFSTFIAGRVTFQSKRTFSKLIVRIAIVGIMLGLSAMILSLAILKGFKKDIKENVRGFSGDITVISYDLNNSYDNSPMNADAAMEQLVKTMPQFTGIYPFATKPGIIKANQEIEGVVLKGVDKGYNWNYLKANLVSGRVIDYRDTAQSEKEIIISSYTAARLKLKLGDSFLMYFVQEPLRKRKLQIVGIYDAGVEEVNKTFVVGALSLVKKLNGWKPTQIGGYEVRVRNFDELTPANSSLGDIMPEKVHSYTVAENYPVIFEWLKLLDGSTGVLLVLLLAVALINMISALLIMILERTTMIGMLKAMGSSNWRIQQIFLFNAFYLIGLGLLFGNLLGIGLGIFQHQTHFFKLDEASYYMKFVPIQLEVSDIILLNVGTALVTLLVLIIPSTLVSRISPVKAIKFK; translated from the coding sequence ATGCGCATCTTTGCTAAAATACAAAAATCCGCATTGAGTTTCTCTACCTTCATAGCCGGCCGTGTTACGTTTCAATCAAAACGTACATTTTCAAAGCTCATTGTACGTATTGCCATTGTTGGCATTATGTTGGGCCTCAGTGCCATGATTCTCTCGCTGGCTATTCTGAAAGGTTTTAAAAAAGATATTAAAGAAAACGTGCGCGGTTTCTCTGGTGACATCACCGTGATTAGTTATGATCTCAATAACTCTTACGATAACTCGCCCATGAACGCCGATGCCGCCATGGAGCAGTTGGTGAAAACCATGCCGCAGTTTACCGGTATTTATCCGTTTGCTACCAAGCCGGGCATTATTAAAGCTAATCAGGAAATTGAAGGTGTGGTTTTGAAGGGAGTTGATAAAGGTTACAACTGGAACTACCTCAAGGCAAACCTGGTAAGCGGCAGGGTGATTGATTATCGCGATACGGCGCAGTCTGAAAAGGAGATCATCATCTCCAGTTACACGGCTGCCCGACTGAAACTGAAGCTTGGCGATAGCTTCCTGATGTATTTTGTGCAGGAGCCGCTGCGCAAACGCAAGCTGCAGATTGTGGGGATCTATGATGCCGGGGTAGAGGAGGTGAATAAGACCTTTGTGGTGGGCGCCCTCTCGCTGGTAAAAAAGCTGAATGGTTGGAAACCAACTCAGATTGGCGGTTACGAGGTGCGTGTACGAAATTTTGACGAGTTGACGCCGGCTAACAGTTCCCTGGGCGATATTATGCCAGAAAAAGTGCACTCTTACACGGTAGCCGAAAATTACCCTGTGATATTTGAATGGCTTAAACTATTGGACGGTAGCACTGGTGTGTTATTGGTATTATTATTGGCCGTTGCGCTCATCAACATGATATCGGCCTTGTTGATTATGATTCTGGAGCGTACCACCATGATAGGTATGCTCAAAGCTATGGGCAGCAGCAACTGGCGTATCCAGCAGATTTTTTTATTTAATGCATTTTACCTGATTGGTCTGGGCTTGTTGTTTGGCAACCTGCTGGGTATTGGTTTGGGTATATTTCAGCACCAAACCCACTTCTTTAAGCTGGATGAGGCATCCTATTATATGAAATTTGTGCCGATACAATTGGAAGTATCTGATATCATATTGCTCAATGTAGGCACCGCACTGGTTACCTTGCTGGTGCTCATCATTCCATCAACCCTGGTGAGCAGGATTAGTCCGGTGAAGGCGATTAAGTTTAAGTAG
- a CDS encoding cupin domain-containing protein produces the protein MKRMILLCGLVLLCAKGMAQISPVPSGVYHWADAKITKSADRESRKFLQGSTAELAFFEIHATTQQKGAAPKPAHTQTDIEELIFIKEGKAKITVGNQTQTLGKGSLVLIPPLQSQSIANVGDGPLTYYALEFRSKQPMNLDRSAKAGGTAILNADSLVYKPSTLGGGIKYMQRPSAMFDYLELHITELKAKGPSHTPHTHVDTELTLVLEGNTEMIIGDKKYQGTAGDIYLMNSNELHGISNAADAPCKYLAIRWRNNQ, from the coding sequence ATGAAACGAATGATTTTACTGTGCGGCCTTGTGCTGCTTTGTGCAAAAGGCATGGCTCAAATATCGCCGGTGCCCTCAGGCGTCTATCATTGGGCCGATGCCAAAATAACCAAAAGTGCCGACCGCGAGAGCCGCAAATTTCTGCAAGGCTCTACCGCTGAGCTGGCTTTTTTTGAAATACACGCTACCACACAACAAAAAGGTGCCGCACCAAAACCAGCGCACACTCAAACCGATATTGAGGAACTGATCTTCATAAAAGAAGGTAAAGCCAAAATTACCGTGGGCAACCAAACCCAAACGCTGGGCAAGGGCAGTTTGGTGCTGATACCTCCACTACAATCGCAATCAATAGCTAACGTGGGCGATGGCCCCCTCACCTACTACGCGCTGGAGTTTCGTTCTAAACAACCGATGAACCTTGATCGCTCGGCCAAAGCAGGTGGTACGGCAATACTCAATGCAGACTCGCTCGTCTACAAACCATCGACCCTTGGCGGCGGCATTAAATATATGCAACGCCCGTCAGCCATGTTTGATTACCTGGAATTGCACATTACCGAGCTGAAAGCCAAAGGCCCGAGCCATACCCCACATACCCATGTTGATACCGAATTAACGCTGGTACTGGAGGGTAATACAGAAATGATTATTGGCGATAAAAAATACCAGGGTACCGCCGGCGATATTTACCTGATGAACAGCAATGAGCTGCACGGCATCAGCAACGCGGCGGATGCGCCTTGTAAGTATTTGGCTATAAGGTGGAGAAACAATCAATAA
- a CDS encoding outer membrane beta-barrel protein, which translates to MKKILSICILVLVAHVASAQLVNLGFRGRFTSAKLTGGFNGASSNTSWLNMVDIGIFPELDYGTIVFQPGLAFIQKGGSSKPDRSASLGSNSLEANLTINYLELPLNVLYKIPLKPNKILLGGGPYLAYATTAHTTVTTFDQNGNMVNDKQKTAIPLGGGPNDLKHFDYGINLLATFRIKNGIEAGLGAGFGLGNLSNTSTVKTHNQTLSVSLGYFFQ; encoded by the coding sequence ATGAAAAAGATCTTATCCATCTGTATCCTAGTCCTGGTAGCCCATGTGGCATCGGCGCAGTTAGTCAACCTGGGTTTCAGAGGCCGTTTCACCTCAGCTAAACTTACCGGGGGTTTTAACGGTGCAAGCAGTAACACCTCTTGGCTAAACATGGTAGATATTGGCATTTTCCCAGAACTTGACTATGGCACTATTGTCTTTCAGCCGGGTTTGGCCTTTATACAAAAAGGAGGCTCCAGCAAACCGGACCGGTCGGCCAGTTTGGGATCAAACTCTTTAGAGGCAAATCTAACCATCAACTACCTGGAATTGCCCCTCAACGTGCTCTACAAAATTCCGCTAAAGCCCAATAAAATATTACTGGGCGGCGGCCCTTACCTAGCTTATGCCACCACAGCACACACTACCGTTACTACGTTTGATCAGAACGGGAATATGGTTAACGACAAACAAAAAACTGCCATTCCCCTGGGCGGCGGCCCCAATGATTTGAAACATTTTGACTACGGTATTAACCTGCTGGCTACCTTCCGCATCAAAAATGGTATTGAAGCCGGTTTGGGAGCTGGTTTTGGATTGGGTAACCTGTCTAACACCTCCACGGTAAAAACGCATAACCAAACGTTAAGTGTTAGTTTGGGCTATTTCTTCCAGTAA
- the mazG gene encoding nucleoside triphosphate pyrophosphohydrolase, whose protein sequence is MPLLPPPSANTAATAFERLLHIMDDLRTNCPWDMKQTMQTLRHLTIEETYELSDAILDGDMTEIKKELGDIMLHLVFYARIGSETNDFDITAVLNGICDKLINRHPHIYSDTEANNEEEVKRNWEKIKLKEGNKSVLGGVPASLPALVKASRIQEKARGIGFDWEHKHQVWEKVEEEMQEFRNEFNVEDAAEIDLERAEGEFGDLLFSLINYARFININPEDALEKTNRKFIKRFQYLEQKASENGLNLQDMTLAEMDVFWNEAKKI, encoded by the coding sequence ATGCCGCTATTACCTCCGCCATCTGCCAACACTGCCGCCACTGCTTTTGAACGTTTGCTGCACATTATGGATGATTTGCGCACCAACTGTCCGTGGGACATGAAGCAGACCATGCAAACGTTGCGTCACCTCACCATCGAGGAAACCTACGAGCTTTCTGACGCCATATTGGATGGCGATATGACCGAGATAAAAAAAGAACTGGGTGACATTATGCTGCACCTGGTATTTTACGCCCGCATAGGTTCTGAAACCAATGATTTTGACATCACTGCGGTGCTTAACGGCATTTGCGATAAACTGATTAACCGTCACCCACATATCTACAGTGACACCGAAGCCAACAATGAGGAAGAGGTAAAACGCAACTGGGAAAAGATCAAGCTTAAAGAAGGCAACAAATCTGTGCTGGGCGGTGTGCCCGCTTCACTCCCGGCGTTGGTAAAAGCATCGCGCATACAAGAGAAAGCCCGCGGCATTGGTTTTGACTGGGAACACAAGCACCAGGTTTGGGAAAAGGTAGAAGAAGAGATGCAGGAGTTTCGTAATGAGTTTAATGTAGAAGATGCTGCCGAGATAGACCTTGAAAGAGCCGAAGGCGAATTTGGCGACTTGCTATTCTCGCTCATCAACTACGCACGCTTCATCAATATCAACCCAGAAGATGCGCTGGAAAAAACCAATCGAAAATTCATCAAACGGTTTCAATACCTGGAACAAAAGGCCAGCGAAAATGGACTGAACCTGCAGGACATGACCCTGGCGGAGATGGACGTTTTCTGGAACGAAGCAAAAAAAATATAA
- the mnmD gene encoding tRNA (5-methylaminomethyl-2-thiouridine)(34)-methyltransferase MnmD gives MMGHSTINPDICAMQQQEQSIFMFPEPGVNGHFAVTGDGSKTIYNPQVGENYHSRHGALQESNHVFLNSGLRYFLAGNDTNEVSVLEVGLGTALNFLLSADYCTAKEISLNYTGIEAHPLNGATMAATGYDEYVSAGLWNTFLDKYPQSINQTISINNYCQLQTAYGKLMDFSSAQQFDVIYFDAFAAIHQPEMWDDAAITHTINFLKPGGVFVTYAITGHLKRLLKSLGLKVEKAPGAPGKREMLRAVL, from the coding sequence ATGATGGGCCATTCCACCATAAATCCCGATATTTGCGCCATGCAACAGCAGGAGCAATCTATCTTTATGTTTCCCGAGCCGGGCGTTAACGGGCATTTTGCCGTTACCGGCGATGGTTCAAAAACCATTTATAACCCGCAGGTGGGCGAAAACTATCACTCGCGCCATGGCGCACTGCAAGAGAGCAATCACGTTTTTCTGAACAGTGGGTTACGCTATTTCCTCGCCGGTAATGACACTAATGAAGTAAGTGTTCTGGAAGTGGGCCTGGGTACCGCCCTCAACTTTTTGCTAAGTGCTGATTATTGCACCGCAAAAGAAATCAGCCTGAATTACACGGGGATTGAGGCGCACCCGCTCAATGGAGCAACCATGGCGGCTACGGGTTATGATGAATATGTATCGGCTGGTTTATGGAATACGTTTCTGGATAAATATCCGCAAAGTATCAACCAAACCATCAGTATCAACAATTACTGCCAGTTGCAAACCGCATATGGTAAACTGATGGATTTTAGCAGCGCTCAACAATTTGACGTTATTTACTTTGATGCCTTTGCCGCTATTCATCAGCCTGAAATGTGGGATGACGCGGCCATCACCCATACGATCAATTTCCTGAAACCTGGCGGTGTATTTGTTACTTACGCCATTACTGGTCACCTGAAACGCCTGCTCAAAAGCCTCGGACTAAAAGTAGAGAAAGCGCCTGGCGCCCCCGGAAAGCGGGAGATGCTGAGAGCGGTGTTGTAG